The window GGAATCTGAATTGGCGGCCAAACCTCGTTCGAAATTCGTATCGTTTGTCGAGCCGGATATGTCTAGTCTTAAACTTGATTTATTGGCAACCCGTCGACATTCCAGTTTTTCTTcgcaagaagaagatgaggggTCGTCCCCCGTGATTGAGAAGAAACAACAGAGAGAGACGTCGCCCATCGCCATCACGAATACGAATCCTTCAATGTCTGGTTCCGTCTCCCTCCCAAATAGTGCTAGCAAAAAAAATAACCTCTCCAAAATGGCATTCACTCCGCGCCAACACCAGCACCATCCACACCACCCTCATCTACTTGTATCTTCTTCCGACTGGCCCGATCCGTACGGAATCATCCCCGACCAAGTGCTTACCAGCGGTACCATGACAGGCGTGACGTCCACCCCGGGGACAAGTCGGACGAGCACGCAGAGTAGCCCCGCTCCGGCTTTTGGACGTAATACCAAAGAGTTTCCTAGAGCAGGAACCACAGGTCTGGCAGGACATGAAATTGGTTCAGGTGTTGTGGAAGCGCCTCTTGCGGGTAGAGGATCAACAGAGGTTGGGGTTGTGCTAGTGGATGGCAACGGTCCAGTCAAAGGAGGGGTCACTTCCAGAGTAGGTTCAGGACAGGGGAAAAAAATgaggggaagagaggaaaaatttgaaaagaaggaatgGGAAGAGTATAGGAAGAGAAGAATTGAGACGTTGATAACTTGGTGGGACGGGTGTGTCGAGAATGTAAGACAGCTCCtattcttttttttttttgtgTCTCTAATTTACTGAGGGCTAAAACCGCGACCATCCAGGGTGAAATGCAATTGGCAACCACCATCGCCCTTATCGCTTCGCCCTTGGTCACATTCCCTCCTTTCCAAGTGGAGCGTCTTGCGCACGCATACGTCGAACTTCTCGAACGACATCGTCTTCCCATGTTCGCCGCCTATATCCGACGCTTCTCAGGCATACCGTCTTTGGAAATCACTCCGCAAGATGAAGGTCTGACTCATACTTACTTTTGCGAAAGATGCGGAAAGAGTACCGGTAGTTTGGAGGATATCGAGGTGAAAGGAAAAATATTCTGGTGGTGTAAAAAGTGCCGAGCAGGGGCAAGGGGGTGTGCAGTCTGGTACGTCCGCTTAAAATGGACCATTATGTGCGAGCGGCGCTTTTGCTAATATTTCTTTGGCAGTCGAAAGGTAATCAAGGGCCTTTGGATGGGGTGCCGAAAATGTGGACATGGAGGTCATCAAGCGTGTATGCGGCTCTATCATAGTGTGTATAGTCCTCCTGTAGCTTCGGTTATTTGACTAAACGCATCGCAGGTCAAGCTCCTCTCATTCCCGTTCCATCACGTACCGCGCACGCTCCTCCCAACACATCTTCCTCAGCATACAACCAAAACGCTGTTTCCAACGTAACCATGCCTTCTATTACAGAGGGACCGAATGCAGATTCAGTGGAAAAGGTGAATGTGATAGAAGCCGAGGGTAGATTTGCACTATGCCCAACAGGTTGTGGATGTCGATGTCGGCGTATTGGGGCCGCCGATACCGGGCATGATTAATGTTGAAAAGGACAATATTGGCTGGTAGTGCATTTTGTATGTATAAATATGAATGTATAATGATATAGAATCTGGAAGCAAGCACCCTGGCTAAACTAGATCAGGGCTCAAGCTTCACCATCCGCCTTacttttcttcttctttcgGCGCTTCTTTTTGTCACCTGCCTCCTCTCCATTTGCCGCCGGAGCATCAGCCAACGTTTCACCTGATTCGacttttctcttctccgCAGGTACACTCTCAGGCTCATCAACAGCCGCACCAGCGGCACCAACAGCCTCCGCGGCCTTTTGAAGTCTCATACgttccttctttcccagTCGCTTCCCATTTCTGACCTTTTCGCTCTTCTCTGTGATCTCACTctcactcttcttctctcgCTTTTCGCCATATCCGCGCTCCTCACCATCatccctctttctcttcttttccttcttctcctccctGCTCTTAGACTGAGAGGGTTCCTCACcccatctcctctctcTCAGCTTGTCCTTCAATTCCCTGACCCTCTTGCCCAAGCCTTTACCTTGCATTCCGATCCCACCCTTTCTGTAAGGCGCAATACCCTTCATAGTAACCAGCTTGTTGAGCTCGTCGTCAGTGGCCAGCAGAATCTCCACAGGCGTGAGACCAAAGGAGGCAGGTGCTGATGGAGTGTACTTGAAACGAGTGGGCATGTCGTCGATGATATCTTCGTGGGCAAGGGCATTATAAGATTCGACAGCTTGTTTGAGAGCATGGGCTTTCTCGGGAATGGAAAGCTGGttctcttcgtcttccGGCAAAAGAGAGGGAGAGCGTCCTTTattcttgttcttcttcttatccttctttttgGATTTCTTGGAGGGCTTCTCATCCATAAAGTCGGCGTCCATGTTGACAGGTCCTTCGTCCTCGTCGATGTCCATACCCATACCCCCACCCTCTCCATTAGCAAATTCGTACTTGAAatctccctcttcctcctcctcgtcgTACTCGGCGTCCCCAAGTTCGTCATTCCAAATGGGCTTCTCGTTGTCGTCCTCGTCCTGTTCCTACAATCAGCTTCCTCCTTGGGATGCCACTGACACAAAACTCACCTCCTGCTCATCACCCTTGCTTAACATACCACCAACAATCTTTTCCCAGACATTTTCGTCCCATTCTCCATCCAACACCTTTTCGAGCTTGCCCCACTCCAAATCCTTGAAgccttccttctccaggtcgtgtttcaagacgttcattctcttctccatctccctcctcttcttgcccttttctctcttgatctcctcctccttggCAGCCTTCTCAGCAGCCTTCCTCTCTGCTCGCCTAGCACGCTTGGACTTTCGAGTATCATCGGCTCTACGAACAAGCGAAGGAATCTCACGAGGGTGTGCGGCAATGGTCGAGGATCCGGGCTCTTCGAATCGGAAATTGTATTCAGTCTCAAACTCCTCGGCACGGTCTTCAAAATCGGACTCTTCGCCAAGCTCTCCCCAGGGGTGGCTAGATTTGGGTTTGGTAGACTTAATCCGGGTAGCAACTTCTTCGACATCTTCGATGGACGGTCCAACAACTTCGTCGTACGTAGGGACATGCTTTTCAGATCGGTCGATCCAGCCACGGTTGAGGATGTAGCTTAATAAATGTCAGCATGACAGCATGGTACAAGAGACCTGACTTACTTCATGAGgaaatcatcatcatccttagctttcttcgccttcttttcttgcttctgccttttcatctcctccttctcaatTTTGCTTACCGCAGActtctcctcctcaccctcttcttcttcatcccccAAGACCTTGAGAATGGCAGGCTGATCACCCATACCAAGGATCTTCCtcacttcctcttcaccaccaccaaACTCGAGCATGAATCTTTTGTActcttcatcaccttcatcaATCTCTTGATCGTCCGTTTCTCTCTTTTGAATAAAGTCTTCATCTGACTCATCACCAGATTCAGCAGCAAGCGTTTTAAAGGCTGAGACGGCCTCTTGACGAAGCCGACGTTGAGACTCAACATGAGTTAGAGGTTCGTCAAAGTCGAGCTCTTCCTCTTGGTCTTCGCCTGCAAGTAACTTGCTACGGTGATAGTCGGCAAGAAGGTAGGGCTGTATTATATTAGTATAGTACTTACTTCATGAATAAAGATGGCATACCTTTTCGGCAACCTTCTTGATTACGTTGCTCTTCAAGCCCCTCCTCTCGGCAATCTCTTGAGCCTTTCGCAACTCCTCTTGAAGAACATTTTCACCACCATAAACaccttctctcttcttgaTTTTGCTGAGAGTCCTCAAAATAGCGGCGTCTAGGGCGGGAGTTAGTTCGTTAccctcctcgtcctcaGTAACATCTTCAGATGAGGAACTGTAATCCGAAGAGTAGTCTTCCTCAGACCCGGAAGACAAGGACGATGTGTCGGATTTCGGGACTTGAGCTGCAACCATTTAAGCCGTTATCCTTGCTGTATCCTTCGCCACTCACCTTTCATTTTGCTGTTCTACCCGTGGATGATGCGGATATCTTCTGCGAGACTTGCGTGGTGGTTGTAGATCGTGGTCATCTTTGATGAGCGCTCAAAAAAATCAATAATAAATGTAATTTACGTAATGTATCGGGACCTTCCGCTTTCCCAATGACGGCTGCTTCTTCGTTTCGTTTATCTTATACGTGCGCATTTGCTGAAATTCATCGTCACAAAaacagaaaaaaaaagaacCGAAGCCCAGATCGACATGCTCCGTCGCTCAGCCCTTTCAACCAGGGCATTCCTCAAGCACCCGGTCTCCTCAgccctctccttctccctctcaCAGCGACGCTCATTGgtcccttcttctccaattAAGCGGCCAGAATCTACCTGGGCAGCTGCCACCACAGAAGCCCATCGAGTCCTTACACCTCCCCCTGCAACTTCAGCTTCAACAGCTACTTCACTTGATGACCCTTTATCCGCCATTAACTCTGAGATTGGTAACCTCAAATCCAGTCTATGGCGCATGCTCGGCTCTTCCAATTCTACTCTCGATACTGTCGCAAAGTATTACTTTCAAGCTGAAGGAAAGCATCTCAGGCCGTTGCTGGTATTGCTTATGAGTCAGGCTACCAACGGATTAGGTGGTAAGGGATGGGATGGGGCGAAACTTGAAGCGGCTAGGAGAAAAGTGGATGACAGTCTTACAGCTGAAGGAGGTGTGCTGAATGACTGGAATCCAGAAGTCTCTGGGCCGGAGCCTTCGTCAGGTTTGGGAAGTATGGTGTTTGCCTCACCGTTTAGAATACCCGAGGCTGGAGCGTCCGCAATCCCAGAGCCTGaacctcttccttcccagTTCGACGGATTATTAGGAGGAGAGAACGGTCAGCCTGTAATCTTGCCTACTCAAAGGCGGTTAGCCAGCATTACGGAAATGATCCATGTCGCTTCTTTGTTACATGACGACGTCATTGACGCTTCCTCTCTGCGACGTGGTACCCCTTCGGCTCCATCAACCTTCGGCAACAAGCTCTCCATTCTCTCTGGTGACTTCCTGTTAGGTCGTGCTTCTGTCGCCCTTGCCCGTCTTGGATCCCGAGAAGTTGTTGAATTGCTTGCTACCGTCATCGCGAACCTTGTAGAAGGCGAAGTGATGCAATTGAGAGCAACAAGCGAACCAGAGAAGGCTCCTACGACGAAGGGTTTTGAGGATTACATGAGGAAGACATACTTGAAGACGGCGAGTTTGATGGCCAAGAGTGCAAGGGCCGCTGTCGTTCTTGGTGGTTGCGGATCTGTAAATGAAGAGGGAGCGTGGGTAAAGGATGTTGCATATGGATATGGCAGGAACCTGGGTATCGCTTTCCAGGTTAGCCTCACCGCATTGACAATCTCAGATCAAAGCTAACATCACATCAGTTGATCGACGATGCCCTTGACTTCCTCCCTCCCGATCCTTCTCTCGGCAAACCTTCCCTTGGTGCCGATCTTCGTTTAGGTCTTGCCACGGCGCCCGCCCTTTTCGCCTGGGAGACTCAGCCTTCGATGGGTCCGCTCATTCTCCGTAAATTCACTGAACCAGGAGATGTTGAGGCTGCGCGAGATCTTGTGGCCAGGAGCGATGGATTGCAGAGGACAGTGGAGTTGGCTAGGGAGTTTGCTGGTGAGGCGAGGAGGTTAGTCGAAATGCTGCCGGAGAGTGGAGCGAGGGACGCGTTGGTACAACTAACGGTTAAGGTCGTTGAGCGAGTCAAATAGAGAGATGTTTTGTGTGAGAACATCAAGGATAAGTAGTGATAATGTAGTGAGGGAAAATCATATTTCTTCATCCATACATCTGCATTTGCATAGCCTGTCTCAAATAAATGGCGGTCGTTGTATTATTGACTGGCGGCCCGTGCGTTGCCGTTTTCAAGTCACGCCGTGATCTCAGGTATAGTGTACATGGCCTCTAGCAATCAATCACTCTATACCCCACTGATTTATTGCTCCTGGTCTCCTAGCAGTAGGGAAAGGGTGCTTAATTAAGAATATGAGAGACGCCAGCTACAATCTTTCTGTTAAATGATTgagaactggtacggatGCTCAGCTTTCCGTCTAACCAAAGTCAGATGAGGAAAGCCATCCGGTACCAAGCTACCATGGACTTATATATCTATCTATGCTCGCCACTACAAGCTAAATGATATAATATTATCCACCTCGCTAACCCGTAAGCACACCATCGATGATCTAATCTGACATCATGGCCTCTCTTTTCTATGGCACCCCAATCTCTACCTCGCTACCATTCTCCCAACGCTTTCGACGTTCAGTACATGACAGGCGGTGACGGAACTGAGACTGAACTGTGACACGTGCCGTAGCGTAACGGGTTAAGCTTCAACTTAACAGAAATAATGGTTTTCGACTCCCAAAAGTACAAGGTCGTAATAGCTACTTACTTGCTGACTGCTGACTGATTTGTATCCAAAGATGAGACGCCCGCCCATCGATGCTAGCAGATGTACTATTGATCTGTGCGTTGATGCTTCGTTAATCAATTGTGATAATCCGATATTAAGTATATCCTCTCTCATCAATCTACAATGTTAAGATCATGTCTTTGATGAACAATATACTCAGAAGTATCGCCTTTTCAAGTGTCTATGCTCAAACTGATTTTGCAGAACCAGGGACATCATGAGGATAGTGCTATGCAACCTCTTGAATGGAATGGGTAAAGAAGAGGTCCTTGTGATCAGTTGTACCGATTACAGCATTCTCCTGCGTTACATTCCCTTTCCTTCACCGCTCTTACTTCCAAGGCGTCTCGATTCATTGACGCACAATTCGCCTTGCTGTTGATACCAGACTTGATAGCTTCGACAACGCCGCCGCGGGGGTTCTACACCGGTTGAAGGAAGTTGCTCCACTGCCTGTTTTGAGCCAAGCTGCAGAAACGCCGCTTGAATTTTGCTAGACCATATTTTATTGAGAATTATGTTACATCTGACGACACCACCACactcatcatcatcatcattcattactcaatcatcatcattgAGTTTGAGCAAATGAATCCACGTTACATATACACAATTTGATTCCGTCGCTCGTTGATAGTCGGTGATGGTACATACGTGTGTTGGTAGTAGCTGACCGTCGGTCTGCCGAAGTTCTCTCATCACAATCTTATCATCAGATGCATCAGATCGATTCCTTCCATGGTGTCTCTCGCACAATCAAGGGCTCCTATGGCGATTCGGTCACTCAGGATCCCAAGACAGCATGGTGAATGGCAGGGTGAAAGCTTAATTCGCAAGAGCGAAATGATGGTCGAGCATGGCAGTCACTCGACGATTCTTCTAGGTATAGTAATAATTTTCCCATCCCCTAGTCGATTGATATCACACGCAACACTTTCTACAATATTTCCGGCTTCGAAACTTGTAGTTACGCCCTTTGGCCCACGAGAAAGACGACCAACAGCCAACTAGATATTGGCGTGACCGATAGAAATGAGAACAAGCCGGAGCTCCCAAGTGACTCATGTTGCTCCTTACAAAAGCATTCAGAAACCGGACTACGGCGAAGACGAGTCCAAATTTCCTTGAAAAATAAAAAATTGTGAAATAGGACTTCAGCAATTTGGAAAATGCATTTTATTTTGTTACTTTTGTCAACTTCAACTGTCCGTTGACCTGATTGAATCGCTATATTGAAATGGGTCCGTCATCATGCTATCCATCAAGAAGCCGACACAATAATCTGCAACACCACGGCACAAGTCCATCAGTAGCTCGTTTCATCCACATCCATTGAATTTTTTTGGTCACAGATATAATGTCCGCTACCTTGTCCAGTCAACTTTCTGTCCTCCTCTGATGCCCTCTTTTGATGGCAGTGATTACAACATCCGCGACGATGGCCATGGAAGAACTTCTTTATCATGAAACACTGGGCATTGCTCAATCCACTGATCATCACAATTCAGGACCAGCTGCCGCTCGGATCATTCCTGTTGCATTTCCCATTTCACGAAAGTATACTGTGCATTAGTAGTGCACATTACTTACATTCACATTTCACAATTTTCAAAATCGCATTTGGCGTTTtctgtttttttttttttttaagGAAATTTGGACACGTCCTCGCCGGACCGGCTCCAGCTGGAATGAGTATTGACAACTGCTTGTACTACACTTTCGCAGGATTTCAACTTAATCATTATCATTCACATAACACAGCAGGCACCACTGCTGCTAACTGAATGATTGACATTCCATCTTTAGATATCGGCCGCGGAGCGAGTCTCATCCTCCTGCGTCACGCGCCACATCTTTTAGCGCAAAGGAAAAACCCAAAGTGGTAATATGATAACGCAATTTCCTTAAGCACGGAGAAAGTCTTGGCATTTTATTTCGGGGACGTTCCGATATTGGAATATCATTCACTCAACGATGCTCATTGACCTCCTCATGGTGTGGACATGGTGTCTTTGACGGTTATCTTGGTCAGCTGTCTACTTGCCAACCCTGCAATAGGCATTTTTGAATCAGGTGATAGATAGGAAAACTGAAGAAAAATACGTAGCGTATATTGTTGCTCGACGATTTCGTGGACATCGGAGGCGCTGCCGGTGCAATGTCAACATGCCAAAACCTGTGATAGGCATCCTTCAATTGAGCAACTGGTGCGGCAAATCAAAGAAAAGTAGAGTATATTGTTGCTCGATGATTTCACTGACATCGGAAGCGCTGCCGGTAGCGACTCTCTGCCGTAT of the Cryptococcus gattii WM276 chromosome H, complete sequence genome contains:
- a CDS encoding trans-hexaprenyltranstransferase, putative (Similar to TIGR gene model, INSD accession AAW45361.1), whose protein sequence is MLRRSALSTRAFLKHPVSSALSFSLSQRRSLVPSSPIKRPESTWAAATTEAHRVLTPPPATSASTATSLDDPLSAINSEIGNLKSSLWRMLGSSNSTLDTVAKYYFQAEGKHLRPLLVLLMSQATNGLGGKGWDGAKLEAARRKVDDSLTAEGGVLNDWNPEVSGPEPSSGLGSMVFASPFRIPEAGASAIPEPEPLPSQFDGLLGGENGQPVILPTQRRLASITEMIHVASLLHDDVIDASSLRRGTPSAPSTFGNKLSILSGDFLLGRASVALARLGSREVVELLATVIANLVEGEVMQLRATSEPEKAPTTKGFEDYMRKTYLKTASLMAKSARAAVVLGGCGSVNEEGAWVKDVAYGYGRNLGIAFQLIDDALDFLPPDPSLGKPSLGADLRLGLATAPALFAWETQPSMGPLILRKFTEPGDVEAARDLVARSDGLQRTVELAREFAGEARRLVEMLPESGARDALVQLTVKVVERVK
- a CDS encoding vacuole protein, putative (Similar to TIGR gene model, INSD accession AAW45657.1) gives rise to the protein MQLATTIALIASPLVTFPPFQVERLAHAYVELLERHRLPMFAAYIRRFSGIPSLEITPQDEGLTHTYFCERCGKSTGSLEDIEVKGKIFWWCKKCRAGARGCAVCRKVIKGLWMGCRKCGHGGHQACMRLYHSQAPLIPVPSRTAHAPPNTSSSAYNQNAVSNVTMPSITEGPNADSVEKVNVIEAEGRFALCPTGCGCRCRRIGAADTGHD
- a CDS encoding ribosome biogenesis-related protein, putative (Similar to TIGR gene model, XP_572803.1), whose protein sequence is MVAAQVPKSDTSSLSSGSEEDYSSDYSSSSEDVTEDEEGNELTPALDAAILRTLSKIKKREGVYGGENVLQEELRKAQEIAERRGLKSNVIKKVAEKPYLLADYHRSKLLAGEDQEEELDFDEPLTHVESQRRLRQEAVSAFKTLAAESGDESDEDFIQKRETDDQEIDEGDEEYKRFMLEFGGGEEEVRKILGMGDQPAILKVLGDEEEEGEEEKSAVSKIEKEEMKRQKQEKKAKKAKDDDDFLMNYILNRGWIDRSEKHVPTYDEVVGPSIEDVEEVATRIKSTKPKSSHPWGELGEESDFEDRAEEFETEYNFRFEEPGSSTIAAHPREIPSLVRRADDTRKSKRARRAERKAAEKAAKEEEIKREKGKKRREMEKRMNVLKHDLEKEGFKDLEWGKLEKVLDGEWDENVWEKIVGGMLSKGDEQEDEDDNEKPIWNDELGDAEYDEEEEEGDFKYEFANGEGGGMGMDIDEDEGPVNMDADFMDEKPSKKSKKKDKKKNKNKGRSPSLLPEDEENQLSIPEKAHALKQAVESYNALAHEDIIDDMPTRFKYTPSAPASFGLTPVEILLATDDELNKLVTMKGIAPYRKGGIGMQGKGLGKRVRELKDKLRERRWGEEPSQSKSREEKKEKKRKRDDGEERGYGEKREKKSESEITEKSEKVRNGKRLGKKERMRLQKAAEAVGAAGAAVDEPESVPAEKRKVESGETLADAPAANGEEAGDKKKRRKKKKSKADGEA